Within the Mumia flava genome, the region CATGGACGTCATCGCGCGCGAGTGCGACTTCGTGACCGGGCGCACCGTCGAGCACGGCGGCGCCGGCGACTCCTCGGTGCTCACGGCGTACGGGGTGTTCCAGGGGATGCGCGCCAGCGCGGAGTTCGTGTGGGGCTCGCCGTCCCTGGCGGGTCGCGTCGTCGGGGTCGCCGGCGTCGGCAAGGTCGGACGCCACCTGGTCGGGCACCTGGTCGAGGACGGCGCCGAGGTCGTCGTCACCGACGTCAGCGCCGAGGCCGTCGAGAGCGTCCTGCAGACGTACGAAGGGGTGCGGGCAGTCTCCGACACGGCGACGCTGGTCCGTCAGCACCTCGACGTCTACGCACCCTGCGCACTGGGCGGAGCGCTCGACGACGACACGGTCGCGGCCCTCGGTGCCGCGATCGTGTGCGGAGGCGCCAACAACCAGCTCGCCCACCCCGGGACCGAGCTGCTGCTCGAGCAGCGCGGGATCGTCTACGCGCCCGACTACTGCGTCAACGCGGGCGGGCTGATCCAGGTCGCCGACGAGCTGGAGGGATTCTCCTTCGAGCGAGCGAAGGCAAGGGCGACCCGGATCCAGCAGACCACCTTCGACGTGCTGACCCGCGCCAAGGGCGAGGGAGTCGCGCCGTCGGTCGCGGCCGACCAGATCGCCGAGCAGCGGATCGCCGAGGTCTCGCGGCTGCGCTCCACCTGGCTGCCGCCCCGCTGAGGCAGCGCCCTCAACCGGGGCCGTACGGCGCGGTCACGAACGGCCGAAGTCGAGCGGACGACGACCACCGTTCATCGGTGGTCGTCGTCGGCGTGCCGGTGCGACGGTGCGTCAGTGGGTCGACGGACCGGAGTCGCTGTCGGCGAAGTCGGCGTACTTCTCGAGGAGCTCGTCATCCGGCTCCTCGGCCGCCGGGCCCTCAGGCTCGCCATGGAGCTCGCGCTGCAACTGATCGAAGTCAGTGTCCAGCGTGCGGTACTTCAGGTTGCGAGCAACCTTCGTCTGCTTGGCTTTTGCACGGCCGCGCCCCATAGGGTCCGACCCCCTCGCACAGTCTCGGTTTCACGTCGTAGGCCCTAGGCTACCGGTTCGGTCCAAGATTGTGCGAACCGACCCGGCGTCCGGATCCTCGACGATCGCGGGCGAGATCACGCGCGTGTGATTCAGATCACGGTCACGCGTAGTCGCCCACGAGCGTCACCTCGCCGCCCGCTGCGGACGTCACCCGGCCACAGGCCCAGGAGGCCACTCCGTGCTCGGCCAGCACCGCCACCGCAGCGTCCGCATGGTCCGGAGCGACCATCGCAACCATCCCGACACCCATGTTCAGGGCGTGCTCCAGATCCCCCCGCGCCACCGAGCCGAGCTCGCCGACCAGCCCGAAGACAGGATCCGGCGCCCACGTCCCCCGCTCGATCTCCACCGAGAGGTGGTCGGGGACCACGCGGGCGGTGTTCGCGGCGAGGCCGCCTCCGGTGATGTGCGACATCGCGTGCACGTCGGTGCGCGCAGCGAGGTCGAGGCACGGCTTCGCGTACAGCCGGGTAGGGGTCAGCAACGCCTCGCCCAGCGTCGTGCCGAGCTCGGCGACCTCGCGCTCCAGCGACCAGCCGGCGATGTCGAAGAAGACCTTGCGGACCAGCGAGTAGCCGTTCGAGTGCAGGCCCGAGGAGGCCATGGCGATCACCACGTCGCCGGCGCGGACCCGCTCGGCCCCGAGCAGCGCATCGGCCTCCACCACGCCGGTCGTCGACCCGGCGACGTCGTACTCGTCGGGCGCCAGCAGACCGGGGTGCTCCGCGGTCTCCCCGCCGAGCAGGGCGCAGCCGGCCTCCGCGCACGCCTGGGCGATCCCCTTGACGATCGACGCGATCCGCTCCGGCACGACCTTCCCGGTGGCGATGTAGTCGGTGAGGAAGAGCGGCTCCGCACCGCACACCACCAGGTCGTCGACGAGCATGCCGACCAGGTCGTACCCGATGGTGTCGTGCACGTCCATCCGCTGCGCGATCGCGACCTTCGTCCCGACGCCGTCGGCCGACGTCGCCAGCAGCGGGCGCCGATAGTCCTTGAGCGCCGAGGCGTCGAACAGCCCGGCGAACCCGCCGATCCCGCCGACCACCTCGGGACGGCGTGCCTGCGCCACCCACTCCTTCATCAGCTCGACGGCGCGGTCCCCGGCCTCGACCGAGACCCCGGCACTGGCGTACGACGTCACGGTGTCCCTCGAATCGCTCACGGGTTGACCATGGTCACCGAGACGCGGTCGTCGGCGCGCTCCGGCTCCAGCAGGTGCAGGGTGGTGCGGTCGTCGCTGGGCAGGCCGACCGGGTACTCGCCGTCGAAGCAGGCGCGGCACAGCGAGTCCTTCGGGACGCGCGTGGCCTCGACCATCGCCTCGAGCGAGACGTACGAGAGGCTGTCCGCGCCGATCGAGCGGCAGATCTCGTCCACGGAGATGCCGTTCGCGATCAGCTCGGCACGCGTCGCGAAGTCGATCCCGTAGAAGCACGGCCACTTCACCGGCGGGCTCGAGATCCGCACGTGCACCTCGGCGGCGCCGGCCTCGCGGAGCATCCGGATCAGCTGGCGCTGGGTGTTGCCGCGGACGATCGAGTCGTCGACCACCACCAGTCGCTTGCCGGCGATCACGTCGCGCAGGGGGTTGAGCTTGAGCCGGATCCCGAGCTGGCGCAGCGTCTGGCTGGGCTGGATGAAGGTCCGGCCGACGTAGGAGTTCTTCACCAGGCCGTGGCCGAACGGGATCTGCGACTCCTCGGCGTACCCGATCGCGGCGGGTGTGCCCGACTCCGGCACCGGGATCACGAGGTCGGCCTCGACCGGCGCCTCGCGGGCCAGGCTGCGGCCGATCTCGGTGCGGACCGAGAACACGCGCTGGTCGGAGATCTGGGTGTCGGGACGTGCGAGGTAGACGAACTCGAAGACGCAGCCCTTCGGCGCCGGCTCGGCGAAGCGGTGGTGACGCAGCCCGTCGGCGTCGATCGCGACCAGCTCGCCCGGCTCGACCTCGCGGATGTAGGAGGCGCCGACGATGTCGAGCGCCGCCGTCTCCGAGGCCACCACCCAGCCGCGCTCCAGCCTCCCGAGCACGAGCGGACGGATCCCCTGCGGGTCGCGCGCGGCGTACAGCGTGTCGGAGTCCATGAAGACCAGCGAGAACGCGCCGCGCAGCTGCGGGAGGACCTCGATCGCGGCCTCCTCCAGGCTGAGGTCCTCGTACGACGCCAGCAGCGACGCCATCACGGCGGTGTCGCTCGTGGCGAGCTCACGGACCCGGCCGGCGAGGTCGCCGTTCTCGGCGGTGCGTCGGGCCAGGGTCTCGGCCAGCTCCGCGGTGTTCGTCAGGTTGCCGTTGTGGCCGAGGGCGACCGACCCGTGCACGGTCGGGCGGAAGGTGGGCTGGGCGTTCTGCCAGACGCTCGCGCCCGTGGTCGAGTAGCGCGCGTGGCCGATCGCGAGGCTCCCCTGGAGCGAGTCCAGCGTGGCCTCGTCGAAGACCTGCGAGACCAGACCCATGTCCTTGTAGACCAGGATCTGCGATCCGTTGGAGACCGCGATGCCGGCCGACTCCTGACCGCGGTGCTGGAGCGCGTACAGGCCGAAGTAGGTCAGCTTGGCGACCTCCTCGCCGGGGGCCCAGACGCCGAACACACCGCACGCGTCCTGGGGGCCGACGTCGTGAGGATCGAGGTCGTGGGTCAGTCGACCGTCTCCGCGAGGCACACCCTCAGTGTAGGCAGGTCCGGTCAATCCGGCCCCGACGGGCTCAGCGCTTGGGCGGACGGTCCCAGAAGACGAAGAACACGATCACGATCAGGATCGGGATGCCGACCGCGATCGCACCCACCAGCGGCTGCGGCAGCGTGCCCGCGGCCAGCTGGGCGAGGTCGGCGGGACTGGGGGCAGGAGACACGCCGCCACTGTACGGGGCGCCCGGTCGTGTGCCGCCACTCCGTCGCCCTCCCTTGAACGGCGGCTGTGGTGCGTGTCACAGTCAGACACCCGTTCGGCCCCACAGGAGGAGCCCCGATGACGCAGCCGCCCGATCCGACCTTCCTCGACGACCGACTCTCGTGGTGGGCGGAGGTGACACCGGACGCCGAGGCGATGACGTACGGCGAGCGCACGTGGACGTTCGCGCAGATGCACGAGCGGGTGCGCCGCGCCGCGGGCGGGCTGCGCGACCTCGGTCTCGGTCACGGCGACACGGTCGCGTTCCTCGACAAGAACCACCCGGCCTGCCTCGAGGTCACCCTCGCCGCCGCGTCGCGCGGGATGGCGACCGCGATCGTGAACTGGCGTCTCGCCGGCGACGAGCTCGACTACACCATCAACGACTCCGGGGCGCGCGTGCTCTTCGTCGGCACCGAGCTGGTGCCGGCGATCGAGCTGATCCGTGACCGGCTCCCGGCGGTCGAGAAGATCATCACGGTCACGCCGGACGGCGAGGACGGCGACGAGTACGAGGCGTGGCTGGCGGCGTCCGAGGGCGTCGGCCACGCCCCCGACCTCACACCGGACGACACGTGCCTCGTGATGTACAGCTCGGGGACGACGGGGCGGCCGAAGGGCGTGATGCTCAGCCACCGCGCGATGGTCGCCCACACCGTGAACTCGCACGAGGGCTGGGCGATGGACCCCGGCGACAAGGCGCTCGTCGCGATGCCGCTGTTCCACGTCGGCGGGACGTCGTACGCCCAGTTCGGCCTGTACGACGGGTTCGCGCAGATCATGACCCGGGAGCCGGACCCGGTCTCGCTGGCGACCGCGATCGCGAAGGGCGCGAACTCCGCCTTCCTCGTCCCGGCCGTCGCCCAGGCCGCCTTGAACGGCGGGCCTCAGGCGGTCGCGCTGTTCAGCAAGCTGAAGATGTTCTCCTACGGGGCGGCCCCGATGCCGCTGCCGCTGCTGCAGCGGGCGATGGAGGCCTGGCCGGACACGCAGTTCATGCAGGTCTACGGACTGACCGAGGTCTGCGGCGTCATCACCCACCTCCTGCCCGAGGCGCACACCGACGCCGACCACCCGGAGCGGCTGCTCTCGGCCGGGACGGTCCTTCCCGAGGCCGAGGTCCGGGTCGTCGATCCGGCGACGCTGGAGGACGTGCCCGACGGCGAGGCGGGAGAGCTGTGGTTCCGCACGCCGCAGCTGATGAAGGGCTTCCTGAACAAGCCCGAGGAGACCGCGAAGGTGATCACGCCCGACGGATGGTTCCGGACGGGCGACATCGGTCGGGTCGTCGACGGGTACGTCTACGTGGAGGACCGGATCAAGGACATGATCGTCACGGGCGGCGAGAACGTCTACTCGCCGGAGGTGGAACGGGTCCTCACCGCGCACCCGGCGATCGCGGAGGTCGCCGTGATCGGCGTTCCCGACGAGCGGTGGGGCGAGACCGTCAAGGCCGTCGTCGCGTTCCAGGAGGGCGCCGACGGCACGGCGGAGGAGGTGATCGCGTACGCACGCGAGCACCTGGCGCACTTCAAGTGCCCGACGTCGGTCGACGTCGTCGAGATGCTGCCGCGCAACCCGTCCGGCAAGATCCTCAAGCGCGAGCTCCGCAAGGGCTACTGGGCGGAGTCGGGCCGACAGGTCTGAGAGGTCTCGATCGGAGGTCTCGATCGCTCGCTCCGCTCGCGCCTCGACCAGCGGGACCATCGGGTCCGTGGCGCGCGGCAGGAGCGAGCGATCGCCTCCGGGGTTCGAGGCGCGAGCGGAGCGAGCGATCGAGAACCTCAGTCGTCCTCGTCCTCCTGCTTGATCCGCCCCTTCTCGAGCGCGGACATCTGGACCCATCGCCCGTTCGCCCGGTGCCCGAACTCGCGGTCGCCCACGGTCTTCGTGCGGGTGATCTTCATGTTGGTGCCGGCGGGCGCGCGACGGACGTGGTTGGCGCCGCCCATCTCGGGCGACGAGCGGCTCCAGACCGAGCGTGTGGTGTGGTACCAGGTGCCGCTGATCCGCCACCGCGGCGGGAACCGGATCTTGTCCCGCGGCAGGCGCTTCGGCCCTCGGTCGGGGCCGTTGCCGGCGAGCCCGTCGCGCCGGTTGTCGTAGGCGATCACCTGCCGTTCCGCGACCGGCGACATGTCCGGTGAGCCCGGGATGACCACGTGGATGTGCTCGCCCCACACACCGGGCAGGGTCTTGCGGTGCCAGGCGGCGCACCCGAGCTCGCGGAACACCTTCACCTTCTTGGCGTGGTCGTACGGGATCAGATCGAGCGCTCCGCCGCCGTCGTGCGTGCCGGCCGAGGCCGACACCCCGCCGGCGTTGTAGCCGCCCTGGACGATCGTGAGCTGGTAGCCGAGCATCCTCTCGGCGGTCTGCACGACCGCGCGGTCGTAGGCGTTCAT harbors:
- a CDS encoding Leu/Phe/Val dehydrogenase, yielding MNTTDVETRTIPSPFGGGHEQVVFCSDEASGLRAVVAIASTGLGPGLGGTRFYPYADEGAALTDVLALSKAMAYKASLAGLDLGGGKAVIIGDPRRDKSEALLRAYGRFVQSLNGRYYTACDVGTYPEDMDVIARECDFVTGRTVEHGGAGDSSVLTAYGVFQGMRASAEFVWGSPSLAGRVVGVAGVGKVGRHLVGHLVEDGAEVVVTDVSAEAVESVLQTYEGVRAVSDTATLVRQHLDVYAPCALGGALDDDTVAALGAAIVCGGANNQLAHPGTELLLEQRGIVYAPDYCVNAGGLIQVADELEGFSFERAKARATRIQQTTFDVLTRAKGEGVAPSVAADQIAEQRIAEVSRLRSTWLPPR
- a CDS encoding long-chain-fatty-acid--CoA ligase, whose translation is MTQPPDPTFLDDRLSWWAEVTPDAEAMTYGERTWTFAQMHERVRRAAGGLRDLGLGHGDTVAFLDKNHPACLEVTLAAASRGMATAIVNWRLAGDELDYTINDSGARVLFVGTELVPAIELIRDRLPAVEKIITVTPDGEDGDEYEAWLAASEGVGHAPDLTPDDTCLVMYSSGTTGRPKGVMLSHRAMVAHTVNSHEGWAMDPGDKALVAMPLFHVGGTSYAQFGLYDGFAQIMTREPDPVSLATAIAKGANSAFLVPAVAQAALNGGPQAVALFSKLKMFSYGAAPMPLPLLQRAMEAWPDTQFMQVYGLTEVCGVITHLLPEAHTDADHPERLLSAGTVLPEAEVRVVDPATLEDVPDGEAGELWFRTPQLMKGFLNKPEETAKVITPDGWFRTGDIGRVVDGYVYVEDRIKDMIVTGGENVYSPEVERVLTAHPAIAEVAVIGVPDERWGETVKAVVAFQEGADGTAEEVIAYAREHLAHFKCPTSVDVVEMLPRNPSGKILKRELRKGYWAESGRQV
- a CDS encoding DUF3073 domain-containing protein — its product is MGRGRAKAKQTKVARNLKYRTLDTDFDQLQRELHGEPEGPAAEEPDDELLEKYADFADSDSGPSTH
- the purF gene encoding amidophosphoribosyltransferase — translated: MPRGDGRLTHDLDPHDVGPQDACGVFGVWAPGEEVAKLTYFGLYALQHRGQESAGIAVSNGSQILVYKDMGLVSQVFDEATLDSLQGSLAIGHARYSTTGASVWQNAQPTFRPTVHGSVALGHNGNLTNTAELAETLARRTAENGDLAGRVRELATSDTAVMASLLASYEDLSLEEAAIEVLPQLRGAFSLVFMDSDTLYAARDPQGIRPLVLGRLERGWVVASETAALDIVGASYIREVEPGELVAIDADGLRHHRFAEPAPKGCVFEFVYLARPDTQISDQRVFSVRTEIGRSLAREAPVEADLVIPVPESGTPAAIGYAEESQIPFGHGLVKNSYVGRTFIQPSQTLRQLGIRLKLNPLRDVIAGKRLVVVDDSIVRGNTQRQLIRMLREAGAAEVHVRISSPPVKWPCFYGIDFATRAELIANGISVDEICRSIGADSLSYVSLEAMVEATRVPKDSLCRACFDGEYPVGLPSDDRTTLHLLEPERADDRVSVTMVNP
- the purM gene encoding phosphoribosylformylglycinamidine cyclo-ligase, translating into MSDSRDTVTSYASAGVSVEAGDRAVELMKEWVAQARRPEVVGGIGGFAGLFDASALKDYRRPLLATSADGVGTKVAIAQRMDVHDTIGYDLVGMLVDDLVVCGAEPLFLTDYIATGKVVPERIASIVKGIAQACAEAGCALLGGETAEHPGLLAPDEYDVAGSTTGVVEADALLGAERVRAGDVVIAMASSGLHSNGYSLVRKVFFDIAGWSLEREVAELGTTLGEALLTPTRLYAKPCLDLAARTDVHAMSHITGGGLAANTARVVPDHLSVEIERGTWAPDPVFGLVGELGSVARGDLEHALNMGVGMVAMVAPDHADAAVAVLAEHGVASWACGRVTSAAGGEVTLVGDYA